GCGCCGTCGTCGCGTGGAACACCCCCACCCGGTGGTTCATCGCCACCGGCTGGATCCGGTCCGTGAGCTCCGCGAACAGAGCACTGAAGCGGAGCAGGAAGGGCTCCCGGCAAGTGGTCCCCTCTGGGCACACTGCGAGGTCGCCGTGAGCGAGCGCAGCGCTGATGCGGGAGCCGTCGACGGTCCGGTCGCGGGTGAGCCGGACGGTGGGGATCGGCGAGAGGAGCTCGGTTAGGCGGGAGATGGAGTAGGTGACTGCGGGGACGCGACGGCCAAGGACGGCCGATAGGATTACCGGGTCCATGAGGGTGCGGTGGGTGCAAACAAAGAGGACGCCGCTGGTGGCGGCAATCGGAGGCGGCGGGGGACGGCCGCGGACGATGAGCTTGCTGCCGAGGAGAGGCGCGACGAAGCGCATCCACCGGAAGGGTACGAGGAGGCCGAAGGCGATGCGTAGGACGGCGAGCGCGAAGCCGAGGGGGAACCAGAGGAGGATGAGCAGGGACGCTAGCGGCGTCGGCCGGAAGACGAGCCGGCCGTCGTGGAATATCACCGGCCGAGGGCGGTTCGGTTCGCCTAGATCGGTCAAATTCGGCGACGGTAGGGAAATGCAAGAGCGGACCGACTCTACCGGTTTACCACCAAACACTGCCGCCCATTTCTCCAACAcctccgccgcctcctcctcctcgatTAAACCGGAGGCGAACCCGAATCGGTTCACCTCAATCTCCCTCCCCACCACTGCGTCCACGTACAAATGCTCCTTCGCGAACCACTCCACCATCACCCGCGGCCACCGCGTCACAACCACCAGCTTCCTCCCGTCTGATCGGAACGCCCGCCAAGCCGCCACGTCCACCTCGTCCATGAAAAACTTGGGCAGCACCGCTCGCGCCACCGCCTCCACCTCCGCCTCCT
This genomic stretch from Zingiber officinale cultivar Zhangliang chromosome 7A, Zo_v1.1, whole genome shotgun sequence harbors:
- the LOC122000491 gene encoding glycerol-3-phosphate acyltransferase 5-like; translation: MGLMGALGDRTMVVEFEGTLLKAADPFPYFMLLAIESDSLGLVRFALLLLVWPVLKLLDQMGRAGLGLRVMVYVAVAGVKEAEVEAVARAVLPKFFMDEVDVAAWRAFRSDGRKLVVVTRWPRVMVEWFAKEHLYVDAVVGREIEVNRFGFASGLIEEEEAAEVLEKWAAVFGGKPVESVRSCISLPSPNLTDLGEPNRPRPVIFHDGRLVFRPTPLASLLILLWFPLGFALAVLRIAFGLLVPFRWMRFVAPLLGSKLIVRGRPPPPPIAATSGVLFVCTHRTLMDPVILSAVLGRRVPAVTYSISRLTELLSPIPTVRLTRDRTVDGSRISAALAHGDLAVCPEGTTCREPFLLRFSALFAELTDRIQPVAMNHRVGVFHATTARGWKAMDPVYFFMNPRPVYEVTFLGQLPAEATCCAGGRSACDVANHVQRMLAAALGFECTNFTRRDKYHVLAGNDGDA